Proteins from a genomic interval of Chanodichthys erythropterus isolate Z2021 chromosome 6, ASM2448905v1, whole genome shotgun sequence:
- the si:ch73-106k19.2 gene encoding glycine N-acyltransferase-like protein 3, with translation MIILRTEELKQAESVLKQFFPESIKVYGCIFHINRGKPHNLQVIADQWPDFTVIICKPKVQGTKDREGDFNIYSIYSKSKESLRKFLDTPGVINKDSFTLLAGVDFRHLEAVQEFADQHRVPWKVQAVTNVLMLQEANQLQFNQSDFSSACLRFSPLSEAQAHLVNSTWKYGGDSNSYNSVLNYISHNPSLCVIEEGGTEPVSWLLVYQHAALGLLYTLPQHRRKGYAKLLVSILAKSLLERGHPVYCFVEEGNDASYKLFTSLGFQHSQVYRAVWFQLNKREDKK, from the exons ATGATCATTCTCAGGACAGAGGAACTCAAACAAGCTGAGAGCGTTTTGAAGCAGTTTTTTCCCGAGTCCATCAAG GTTTATGGCTGTATATTCCACATAAACAGAGGGAAACCTCACAATCTGCAAGTGATTGCAGACCAGTGGCCAGATTTCACTGTCATTATTTGCAAACCGAAAGTACAG GGCACAAAGGATCGAGAAGGagatttcaacatttacagcaTCTACTCAAAGAGCAAAGAGAGCCTGAGGAAGTTTCTGGACACACCTGGTGTGATCAATAAGGACTCATTCACATTATTGGCAG GGGTTGACTTCAGGCATTTAGAAGCGGTTCAGGAGTTTGCGGATCAACATAGAGTTCCTTGGAAAGTACAAGCAGTGACGAATGTTTTAATGCTTCAGGAGGCAAACCAGCTGCAGTTTAATCAGAG TGATTTCAGTTCAGCATGTCTCAGATTTTCTCCGCTCAGCGAAGCTCAAGCACATCTGGTGAACAGCACATGGAAGTACGGCGGAGACAGTAACAGCTACAACTCAGTGCTGAACTACATCTCCCATAATCCTTCACTGTGTGTGATCGAGGAGGGTGGCACCGAGCCCGTCTCTTGGCTGCTTGTGTACCAACACGCTGCTCTCGGTTTACTCTATACGTTACCACAACACAGACGTAAAGGCTACGCCAAGTTACTGGTGTCTATCCTGGCCAAATCCCTCCTGGAGCGAGGACACCCTGTGTACTGCTTCGTGGAAGAGGGAAATGACGCTTCCTACAAGCTTTTCACATCACTGGGGTTCCAGCATTCACAGGTTTACAGGGCGGTGTGGTTTCAGCTCAATAAACGAGAGGACAAGAAATAG